DNA from Vibrio gazogenes:
AGCTCCTGCAAAATTGTCGCGGGTGAATACATCATCTGAGTGACCCGGCCATGCTGGATCCGGACGCAATTGATCAGTAATTCCAGATTCAGCGTTTCGATCTCAATGTCTTTTAAAGCAATAAACTTACTGAAGACGGCCGAACCGTTGAATGCTTTCGCCCGTTCCCAAGGTAATCCTTGCTTCTTGAGTTGGGACTGAAGGTTTCTTTTGGTCAGATCCAATCCGAGTCCAACACCATGAAATCGGTTATTTTTGACCAAAAAACAGATCTCAGTTTCATAGTGAAGTGGCTCTTCATGGAAGGCATGCAACTGCGCGGTGATACTGCTGTTGGGTTTATGGAACACTACCATCTCTTCGGGAACGGCGTTATCCAGTTCATGAATATGTTCGATGTAATTTCTACCGACACAGACCACTTTTGAAGGGGTAATTTTCCGGTTGCCGAAGCGAATGGTGTTCATAATCTTGTCCTTGATAAAGTCTCTCGTGAAGCTCTGAATCTGACTGTCAGAGATGGTCAGAGAATAGTCTATCCGATCTGAAGCCGAATGAATATTAATATATATTCAATAGCTTATTGATCATTATGTCCCTTTGACTGAACTCAAAATTGAGCGTAATTGAGCCATAGATGCGCCACAATACTGGCGGCATAACCTAACGCAATGACAGGTGTCCATCTCAAATGACTCAAAAAAGTATACTGTCCGTGAGAAGCGCCCATCAGCGCCACGCCAGCCGCAGAACCAATCGACAACATACTGCCGCCGACACCGGCAGTCAGCGTAATGAGGAGCCAGTTGCCGTCAGACATGACGGGCGCCATGGTAAGGACGGCGTACATGATCGGAATGTTATCGATA
Protein-coding regions in this window:
- a CDS encoding fumarylacetoacetate hydrolase family protein is translated as MNTIRFGNRKITPSKVVCVGRNYIEHIHELDNAVPEEMVVFHKPNSSITAQLHAFHEEPLHYETEICFLVKNNRFHGVGLGLDLTKRNLQSQLKKQGLPWERAKAFNGSAVFSKFIALKDIEIETLNLELLINCVRIQHGRVTQMMYSPATILQELQRYTTLEDGDIVMTGTPKGVGVVQAGDTFLARLKSEDQILIEIEWVAQ